The following coding sequences are from one Oncorhynchus nerka isolate Pitt River linkage group LG6, Oner_Uvic_2.0, whole genome shotgun sequence window:
- the LOC115130037 gene encoding protocadherin beta-16-like, which produces MGDWWSTGRGGGWQVLFFILCLCAIDSVTGQARYTIPEEQAEGSIVGNIGRDLGLEVKRLVSGKARIITRGTRQYVELNRDKGILVVKERIDREDLCGQTTPCSFSFELIIENPIQLYRVTVEVRDINDNTPSFPKEEISLEISESAVSATRFSLESAVDPDVGVNGIQNYYLKPTDHFQLEVHSLSNGGKYIEMILQHPLDREKQETLSLVLIATDGGEPQRSGTVRIHITVLDANDNAPVCGQPVYKADVKESSPKGTLITTVSANDADKGINGEVTFAMAHVSKEAKELFELNVSTGEIKLVAKVDFEKTNNYQLNVQAKDHWGLADTCKVVIQITDENDNVPTIQLMSFSHSISEDSPLGTTVAVINVEDADSDGNGIVLCSINADIPFKIESSLTDYYTIVTESPLDRETVSEYHITINVSDEGSPPLSSSKNITVKVSDVNDNPPKFVQPEYSKSIQENNSPGFSIFSVRASDADWGQNARVSYFLDDKQVNGLAVSSFVSVNSENGAIHAVRSFDYEQIKSFDFNVTARDGGSPPLSSVVAVRILVQDQNDNAPQVLYPVQTSSSLVAEMVPRSADVGYLVTKVVAVDVDSGQNAWLSYKLQKATDRALFEVGLQNGEIRTIRQVNDKDAVKQRLTVVVEDNGQPSRSATVNVNVAVADSFPEVLSEFTDFTHDKEYNDNLTFYLVLALAVVSFLFITCLVVIISVKIYRWRQSRVLYHSNLPVIPYYPPRYADTLGTGTLQHVYNYEVCRTTDSRKSDCQFARPCSQNVLIMDPSSTGTMQRMQNEQNILDEPDSPLEVS; this is translated from the coding sequence ATGGGTGATTGGTGGTCGACAGGCCGTGGAGGCGGGTGGCAAGTACTGTTTTTCATTCTTTGTCTATGCGCCATAGATTCCGTGACTGGGCAGGCACGGTATACCATACCCGAGGAGCAGGCAGAGGGGTCGATCGTTGGAAACATTGGTAGAGATTTAGGCTTGGAGGTGAAGAGGCTAGTGTCCGGTAAAGCTCGTATTATAACCAGAGGAACTCGACAGTATGTAGAGCTTAACCGAGACAAAGGGATTCTCGTTGTTAAAGAGCGAATCGACCGAGAGGATCTATGCGGACAGACTACCCCGTGTAGCTTCAGCTTTGAGCTTATTATAGAAAATCCCATTCAGTTATATCGGGTTACAGTCGAGGTTCGCGACATTAATGATAATACACCATCATTTCCAAAGGAAGAAATCAGTTTGGAAATCAGTGAATCTGCGGTGTCAGCTACGCGCTTTTCCCTGGAGAGCGCCGTCGACCCAGACGTTGGTGTTAACGGTATACAAAATTACTATCTCAAACCGACAGATCATTTCCAATTAGAGGTACACAGCCTATCCAACGGTGGTAAATACATCGAGATGATTTTACAACACCCCCTGGACCGAGAGAAGCAGGAGACCCTCTCGTTGGTGCTTATAGCTACAGACGGAGGCGAGCCTCAGAGGTCTGGTACTGTCCGCATCCATATTACAGTGCTGGATGCTAACGACAATGCACCAGTGTGTGGCCAACCAGTTTATAAAGCAGACGTCAAAGAGAGCTCTCCGAAGGGGACTTTGATAACCACCGTCAGTGCAAATGATGCAGATAAAGGAATAAACGGAGAAGTAACTTTTGCTATGGCTCATGTCTCCAAAGAAGCTAAAGAACTGTTTGAGCTGAACGTTAGCACCGGAGAAATTAAATTGGTAGCTAAAGTAGATTTTGAAAAGACAAACAATTATCAATTAAATGTACAGGCAAAAGACCACTGGGGTCTTGCCGATACTTGTAAAGTAGTTATACAAATTACTGACGAAAACGACAATGTCCCCACAATACAGCTCATGTCATTTTCTCATTCGATTTCCGAGGATTCTCCCCTCGGTACCACTGTAGCAGTTATTAACGTAGAGGATGCAGACTCGGATGGGAACGGTATCGTTCTGTGCTCTATTAATGCAGATATTCCATTCAAGATAGAGTCATCGTTAACTGATTATTATACAATAGTCACCGAAAGTCCTTTGGATAGAGAAACGGTGTCGGAGTACCACATCACTATTAACGTTTCAGATGAAGGCTCTCCGCCTCTCTCTAGCAGTAAGAACATAACAGTTAAAGTATCAGATGTCAATGACAACCCACCCAAGTTTGTTCAACCTGAATATAGTAAATCTATTCAGGAAAACAACTCGCCAGGGTTTTCGATATTTTCAGTGAGGGCAAGTGATGCTGATTGGGGCCAAAATGCTCGTGTCTCCTACTTTCTTGATGATAAACAGGTTAACGGGTTGGCTGTGTCCTCTTTCGTCTCAGTAAACTCAGAAAATGGTGCCATCCATGCTGTTAGGTCATTCGACTACGAACAAATCAAGTCGTTTGACTTCAACGTCACTGCACGTGATGGGGGGTCTCCCCCTCTCAGTTCAGTGGTGGCTGTTAGAATTTTGGTCCAGGACCAGAACGACAACGCGCCTCAGGTTCTGTACCCAGTCCAGACTAGCAGCTCTCTGGTGGCTGAAATGGTGCCTCGTTCAGCAGATGTGGGCTATCTTGTGACTAAAGTGGTGGCTGTTGATGTGGACTCTGGACAGAATGCCTGGCTCTCGTACAAACTGCAGAAAGCGACAGACAGGGCGCTGTTTGAAGTGGGATTACAGAATGGAGAAATAAGAACTATACGCCAAGTCAATGATAAAGATGCTGTGAAACAAAGGCTCACTGTTGTAGTGGAGGACAACGGGCAGCCCTCTCGTTCAGCTACAGTCAATGTTAACGTGGCGGTGGCGGACAGCTTCCCTGAAGTGCTCTCGGAGTTCACTGACTTTACGCACGACAAGGAATACAATGACAACCTGACTTTTTACTTAGTCTTGGCTTTGGCTGTAGTCTCATTTCTATTCATCACATGTTTAGTGGTTATTATATCAGTAAAAATATACAGATGGAGACAGTCTCGCGTCCTCTATCATTCCAACCTCCCGGTTATTCCGTATTATCCACCGCGTTACGCAGACACTTTGGGGACAGGAACTCTACAGCACGTGTACAATTACGAGGTGTGCAGGACGACTGACTCCAGAAAGAGTGACTGTCAGTTCGCCAGACCCTGTAGTCAGAACGTACTGATAATGGACCCCAGTTCTACAGGGACGATGCAGCGGATGCAGAACGAACAGAACATCCTGGATGAACCAGACTCCCCACtagaggtgagttaa
- the LOC135572141 gene encoding protocadherin gamma-A8-like: MDIFRRMSAGEAVNRAVWGLRWKVRVSMLLVCVLSAVNGQIRYSVPEEMRKGLFVGDVAKDLGLDVKRLISGRARLVIDGNNQYVELNQNKGHLVVKERIDREKLCGQKSPCSFSLEMILESPLELYSITIEIEDINDNAPVFSKKDIHLEIGESSPIGTVFLLDGAADPDVGMNSLQSYTVKPTDHFVLKQHSRADGSKYAEMVLQSGLDREKQSEHSLILTAVDGGDPQRSGTVKIHITVLDANDNAPVFTESLYKVTVVENALGSTVVAQVSAIDADQGYNGNVTYSFTHMEEGTPPLFHIDPHTGEIKLTGDLDYETVQNYEINLQAKDPWGLTGASKLVIEILDVNDNSPIITMTSFSGKIPEDSIPGTVVALISVQDVDAGQNGQVRLRIDENLPFKIKTSLRNYYTLVTEKSLDREKVSRYNITLTATDEGLPPISSMTTIVLDISDVNDNAPAFSQNVYSTHVVENNSPGVSVLAIQATDPDRGQNARISYYLIDSELNGNPISTYFSINSEKGVIHSVRSLDYEQVKEFNILIKAQDGGSPPLSSNTTVLIYVQDQNDNAPQVLYPVQTSSSLVAEMVPRSADVGYLVTKVVAVDVDSGQNAWLSYKLQKATDRALFEVGLQNGEIRTIRQVNDKDAVKQRLTVVVEDNGQPSRSATVNVNVAVADSFPEVLSEFTDFTHDKEYNDNLTFYLVLALAVVSFLFITCLVVIISVKIYRWRQSRILYHSNLPVIPYYPPRYADTLGTGTLQHVYNYEVCRTTDSRKSDCQFARPCSQNVLIMDPSSTGTMQRMQNEQNILDEPDSPLEVSLFAV; encoded by the coding sequence ATGGATATTTTTAGGAGGATGAGCGCTGGAGAGGCTGTGAATAGAGCAGTCTGGGGTTTGAGATGGAAAGTGCGAGTCTCCATGTTGCTTGTCTGCGTACTGAGTGCGGTGAATGGACAAATTCGATATTCTGTACCAGAGGAAATGAGAAAGGGCTTGTTTGTCGGAGATGTGGCGAAAGACCTGGGTTTGGACGTGAAGAGGCTGATTTCAGGCCGGGCGCGGTTAGTTATAGACGGTAATAACCAATATGTAGAGCTGAATCAGAACAAAGGACATCTGGTTGTTAAGGAAAGGATTGACAGGGAGAAATTATGCGGTCAGAAATCTCCGTGTAGCTTCAGTTTAGAGATGATTCTTGAAAGCCCACTTGAATTATATTCGATTACCATCGAAATTGAAGACATAAACGACAACGCCCCGGTGTTTTCAAAAAAGGACATTCATCTGGAAATTGGGGAGTCTTCGCCGATAGGGACTGTTTTCTTATTAGATGGAGCCGCTGACCCTGACGTGGGTATGAACTCACTGCAAAGCTACACAGTTAAACCAACCGATCATTTTGTGCTCAAGCAACACAGTAGAGCTGATGGAAGTAAATACGCAGAAATGGTGTTGCAGTCTGGACTTGACCGTGAAAAACAGAGCGAACACTCCCTGATATTAACTGCAGTCGATGGCGGGGACCCACAAAGGTCTGGAACTGTTAAGATACATATCACTGTTCTGGATGCAAATGACAATGCGCCTGTGTTCACAGAGTCTTTGTACAAAGTCACTGTTGTAGAAAACGCGTTGGGAAGCACAGTTGTAGCCCAAGTAAGTGCCATCGATGCAGACCAAGGGTATAATGGAAATGTGACGTATTCATTTACGCATATGGAGGAGGGTACACCACCTTTGTTCCATATAGATCCACATACTGGGGAGATAAAGCTCACTGGTGACCTAGATTACGAAACTGTTCAGAATTACGAAATTAACCTTCAAGCTAAAGACCCGTGGGGTCTGACGGGCGCGAGTAAACTAGTCATTGAGATTCTAGACGTTAATGACAATAGTCCGATCataaccatgacatcattttctggtaaAATCCCAGAGGATAGTATTCCTGGCACAGTCGTGGCATTGATAAGTGTCCAGGATGTAGATGCTGGGCAAAATGGACAAGTGCGTTTAAGAATCGACGAAAACCTCCCATTTAAGATAAAGACCTCTCTTAGAAACTACTACACGTTGGTAACTGAGAAGAGCTTAGACCGAGAGAAAGTGTCTCGCTACAACATCACCCTCACTGCCACTGATGAAGGTTTGCCGCCGATATCAAGCATGACAACTATTGTTTTAGACATCAGTGATGTTAATGATAACGCACCAGCCTTTAGTCAAAATGTGTATAGTACGCACGTTGTGGAAAACAATTCTCCCGGAGTTTCTGTGCTTGCGATCCAAGCAACGGATCCAGATAGGGGCCAAAACGCACGCATCTCTTATTATCTAATTGACAGTGAGCTAAACGGAAACCCAATTTCCACCTACTTTTCAATTAACTCAGAGAAAGGTGTCATTCACTCAGTGCGTTCACTTGACTATGAGCAGGTTAAAGAGTTCAACATACTAATCAAAGCGCAAGATGGAGGCTCCCCACCCCTTAGTAGTAATACTACTGTTCTCATTTACGTACAAGATCAGAACGACAACGCGCCTCAGGTTCTGTATCCAGTCCAGACTAGCAGCTCTCTGGTAGCTGAAATGGTGCCTCGTTCAGCAGATGTGGGCTATCTTGTAACTAAAGTGGTGGCTGTTGATGTGGACTCGGGACAGAATGCCTGGCTCTCGTATAAACTGCAGAAAGCGACAGACAGGGCGCTGTTTGAAGTGGGATTACAGAATGGAGAAATAAGAACTATACGCCAAGTCAATGATAAAGATGCTGTGAAACAAAGGCTCACTGTTGTAGTGGAGGACAACGGGCAGCCCTCTCGTTCAGCTACAGTCAATGTTAACGTGGCGGTGGCGGACAGCTTCCCTGAAGTGCTCTCGGAGTTCACTGACTTTACGCACGACAAGGAATACAATGACAACCTGACTTTTTACCTAGTCTTGGCTTTGGCTGTAGTCTCATTTCTGTTCATCACATGTTTAGTGGTTATTATATCAGTGAAAATATACAGATGGAGACAGTCTCGCATCCTCTATCATTCCAATCTCCCGGTTATTCCGTATTATCCACCGCGTTACGCAGACACTTTGGGGACAGGAACTCTACAGCACGTGTACAATTACGAGGTGTGTAGGACGACTGACTCCAGAAAGAGTGACTGTCAGTTCGCCAGACCCTGTAGTCAGAACGTACTGATAATGGACCCCAGTTCTACAGGGACGATGCAGCGGATGCAGAACGAACAGAACATCCTGGATGAACCAGACTCTCCATTAGAGGTGAGTTTATTTGCAGTTTAA
- the LOC115130038 gene encoding protocadherin beta-15, which produces MVLLLINRIINKGFTIEQLCVKRSSWLRFWGIVLLFGASFGDVRYSVPEEMERGSVIGNLALDLGLKLVEIGARRARIVAEGTRQLCELDYGSGSLLVSERIDREELCAQAAVCVLQYQLLLEDPLKVYSLVLDIQDMNDNSPAFATGLIDLDLVESTVPGRRFPLESAHDPDLGTNSVRDYRLSHNDHFALEMNTQVNGIAYPELVLKKTLDRENQAEYTLTIRGVDGGNPARSGTASVHIHVLDANDNVPVFSQRTYRASLIENSATGVLVTTLNATDLDDGAYGEITYYFSHVSDKTRGIVEIDPVSGEVRVAGQVDYEEASAHELDVQAKDGGGQASHCKLIIEVIDVNDNEPVIAVKSTTAIISEDSKPGTMVALLNVYDLDTGNSGRVKCAISNDIPFKLISEVKNYYMLVTDGILDREMNPHYNITVTAIDSGSPELFSRNVISITVGDVNDNPPIFTQSEYTANVWENQHRGTLVIRVRAEDLDAGPNAKILYSLSKGMTPETFSSLSINAETGELFTSRPFDYEQASHYQVGVTAQDGGDPPLSSTCTVRVFVGDHNDNTPVVLYPVQSSGFIAEDLVPLEAPKGYLVTKVLAVDADSGNNAWLSYHVVKASQPNLFTVGLHSGEIRTVRPFVEQDEPKQTLVIMVRDNGPQSLSATATVNVVIGDDMPVLNELFENTDDDSQASYNLTLYLKIALATVSSLLLVLISAVVYFKMCRRGFVYRASSLPVFPAAYGPPRYADVSRCGTVLKDDQYDSFLTTGSWKGDFRFGPSIDTDPLRKSGMAYQKGTLRRTSLKAL; this is translated from the exons ATGGTTTTACTACTAATAAATCGTATTATCAACAAGGGATTTACCATAGAACAACTGTGCGTAAAACGGAGTAGCTGGCTGCGATTTTGGGGGATTGTGCTTCTCTTCGGCGCGTCGTTTGGAGATGTGCGCTACTCCGTACCAGAGGAGATGGAGCGCGGCTCGGTCATTGGGAACCTGGCTCTGGATCTGGGGCTGAAATTAGTTGAGATTGGTGCACGTCGAGCCCGCATCGTGGCGGAGGGCACTCGGCAGCTTTGTGAGCTTGACTATGGTTCGGGCTCTCTGTTGGTCAgcgagaggatagatagagaggagtTGTGCGCGCAGGCAGCTGTCTGCGTCCTACAGTATCAGCTGCTGCTGGAGGATCCGCTCAAAGTGTACAGTCTTGTTTTGGACATTCAGGATATGAATGACAATAGCCCTGCTTTTGCTACTGGGTTAATTGACCTGGACCTGGTCGAGTCGACGGTGCCGGGGAGACGCTTCCCTCTGGAGAGTGCGCATGACCCTGATTTGGGAACCAACTCGGTTCGTGATTATAGACTGAGTCACAATGATCATTTTGCCTTAGAAATGAATACTCAAGTGAATGGAATAGCATACCCAGAGCTGGTTCTGAAAAAAACGTTGGACCGGGAGAACCAGGCCGAATACACTCTGACCATCCGTGGGGTTGACGGGGGGAATCCTGCCAGGTCAGGTACCGCGTCCGTTCACATCCATGTTCTGGATGCCAATGACAACGTCCCCGTTTTCAGCCAGAGGACTTACAGAGCCTCTCTGATAGAGAATTCTGCCACGGGCGTTTTGGTGACGACGCTGAACGCCACTGATTTAGATGACGGTGCATATGGGGAGATAACCTACTATTTCAGCCACGTGTCTGACAAAACTAGAGGCATCGTTGAAATTGACCCTGTGAGTGGGGAGGTGAGGGTGGCGGGTCAAGTGGACTATGAGGAGGCGAGTGCGCATGAACTTGATGTCCAGGCTAAAGATGGCGGGGGTCAGGCATCACACTGTAAACTCATCATTGAAGTGATTGATGTGAACGACAATGAACCAGTTATTGCAGTGAAATCAACCACGGCTATCATTTCTGAGGATTCTAAACCCGGCACCATGGTTGCTCTGCTTAACGTGTATGACCTGGACACTGGAAACAGTGGTCGGGTCAAGTGTGCCATCTCAAACGACATACCTTTCAAGTTGATATCAGAGGTTAAGAATTACTATATGTTGGTGACTGATGGTATATTAGATAGAGAGATGAACCCACACTATAACATCACGGTGACAGCTATCGACTCTGGTTCTCCCGAACTGTTCAGTAGAAACGTGATATCCATCACAGTGGGTGACGTGAATGACAACCCCCCTATTTTTACGCAGAGCGAGTACACCGCCAACGTTTGGGAAAACCAACACAGAGGCACGTTGGTGATAAGGGTGAGAGCCGAGGATCTAGACGCAGGACCCAATGCGAAAATACTGTACTCTTTATCAAAAGGCATGACCCCAGAAAcattctcttccctctccattaACGCGGAGACCGGAGAGCTCTTCACCTCGCGCCCTTTTGATTATGAGCAGGCCAGTCACTATCAGGTAGGAGTGACAGCTCAAGACGGTGGTGACCCTCCTCTTTCCAGTACTTGCACTGTGAGGGTGTTCGTCGGTGACCATAACGACAACACACCTGTTGTTCTGTATCCTGTCCAATCATCTGGCTTCATCGCTGAGGACCTGGTGCCACTGGAGGCACCTAAAGGTTACCTGGTTACCAAAGTGCTTGCTGTAGATGCTGACTCTGGCAATAACGCGTGGCTCTCCTACCATGTGGTCAAAGCGTCACAGCCCAACCTCTTCACTGTGGGCCTGCACAGCGGGGAAATCAGGACTGTGAGGCCATTTGTAGAGCAGGACGAGCCTAAACAAACTCTTGTCATCATGGTAAGGGACAACGGGCCTCAGTCTCTCTCAGCCACTGCCACAGTCAATGTAGTCATTGGCGATGACATGCCTGTTTTAAACGAGCTTTTTGAGAACACGGACGATGACTCACAGGCGAGCTATAACTTGACGCTTTATTTGAAAATCGCCCTGGCGACCGTGTCTTCTCTCCTCCTTGTTCTGATCAGTGCGGTCGTGTACTTCAAGATGTGTCGACGCGGGTTTGTGTACCGTGCGTCTAGCCTTCCAGTCTTCCCCGCGGCCTACGGCCCCCCGAGATACGCTGACGTCAGCCGGTGTGGAACTGTCCTGAAAGATGACCAATACGACTCCTTTCTGACCACTGGCTCGTGGAAAGGTGACTTCCGTTTCGGGCCCTCCATAGACACTGACCCATTGAGGAAAAGCGGCATGGCCTATCAAAAAGGCACACTCAGACGCACAAGTCTCAAG GCTCTGTAA
- the LOC135572114 gene encoding protocadherin gamma-A11-like, with amino-acid sequence MGHKGISVTGLVCSFAFFLQTLHTAFGDVSYSFPEEMKLRSVIGNIAKDLGLKASRLSARKARIDTEGNYERYCDINQSTGDLIVAERIDREELCGDTVSCMLTFELVLEGPLELHRVSLLIEDVNDNSPIFPKDTIKLEISELAVKGARYRVNEAHDADMGQNTVQRYTLQSNEHFVLSVHDSTDGRKNVELVLDKELDREEKQDMSLLLTAIDGGTPQRSGTVVIHVTVLDANDNAPVFSQAVYKASLPENSPLGTVVVTVSATDADEGVNGEVTYEFSRISDKAIKVFSLGHNTGEIKVIGPIDFEGDPKYEMRIEGKDGYGLSSDSRVIIDIMDVNDNAPVIYLKSLSNPIPENASPGTEVGIINVQDRDSENNRQVHCSIRQNVPFNLVPSIKNYYSLVTTGELDRELVSDYNITITATDKGSPPLSSSKTVQLSVADVNDNPPVFEEQSYSAHVTENNKPDSSLCSVTARDPDWRQNGTVIYSILPGDVNGVSVSSFLSVNGDTGVIHAVRSFDYEQFRSFKVHVVARDNGSPPLSRNVTVSVFITDVNDNSPQILYPAPEGNSFMTELVPKAAHVGSLVSKVIAVDADSGQNAWLSYHIVKSTDPGLFTIGLHSGEIRTQRDISESDSMKQNLIVSVKDNGKPSLSATCAMYLVISDNLAEVPELKDIISYDESNSKLTSYLIIALVSVSTFFLTFIIVILVVSFCRRRKPRLMFDGAVTIPSAYLPPNYADVDGAGTLRSTYNYDTYLTTGSRSSDFKFVRSYNDNTLPTDQTLRKTPTDFAEAFDDSDRSPEVGK; translated from the coding sequence ATGGGTCACAAAGGAATATCGGTGACAGGCCTGGTCTGCAGCTTTGCGTTCTTTCTTCAAACGCTGCACACCGCCTTTGGAGACGTGAGCTATTCTTTTCCGGAGGAGATGAAACTCAGATCTGTAATTGGAAATATAGCCAAAGATCTCGGTTTGAAAGCCAGCAGACTGTCCGCTCGTAAGGCCCGAATTGATACCGAGGGGAACTATGAACGTTATTGTGATATTAATCAGAGTACCGGGGATTTGATTGTTGCGGAAAGGATTGACAGAGAGGAGCTATGTGGAGATACGGTTTCGTGTATGCTTACATTCGAGTTGGTTCTAGAAGGTCCTTTGGAATTGCATCGTGTATCACTACTGATTGAGGATGTCAATGATAATTCACCCATTTTCCCGAAGGACACAATCAAATTGGAAATTAGTGAGTTGGCAGTCAAAGGGGCTCGCTATCGTGTTAACGAGGCACATGACGCAGACATGGGACAGAACACAGTGCAAAGGTATACATTACAAAGTAATGAACATTTTGTGCTGTCTGTTCACGATTCCACAGATGGAAGAAAGAACGTAGAGTTGGTTTTAGATAAAGAACTAGATCGTGAAGAAAAACAGGACATGAGTTTACTGCTAACAGCAATAGATGGCGGCACTCCGCAGAGATCAGGTACTGTAGTCATACACGTCACTGTACTGGATGCTAACGATAACGCCCCAGTGTTTAGCCAGGCCGTCTATAAAGCCAGTCTGCCTGAAAACTCTCCTTTAGGTACTGTAGTGGTTACAGTAAGTGCTACAGATGCAGACGAGGGAGTGAATGGGGAAGTGACGTATGAATTCAGTCGCATATCTGACAAAGCAATAAAGGTGTTTTCTTTGGGCCACAATACTGGAGAAATTAAGGTGATAGGTCCGATAGATTTCGAAGGCGACCCAAAATATGAAATGCGCATAGAGGGTAAAGATGGCTATGGCCTTTCATCTGATTCAAGAGTGATTATAGATATCATGGATGTAAATGACAACGCCCCTGTAATATATCTGAAATCTCTGAGTAACCCCATACCTGAGAACGCGTCACCTGGCACAGAGGTGGGCATCATTAACGTGCAGGATAGAGACTCTGAGAATAACCGACAGGTCCACTGCTCCATTCGGCAAAACGTTCCTTTTAATCTGGTGCCATCCATCAAAAACTACTATTCTCTGGTGACCACGGGCGAACTGGACCGTGAACTAGTGTCTGATTACAACATAACCATCACCGCCACCGACAAGGGCTCTCCGCCGCTGTCCTCCTCTAAAACCGTGCAGTTATCTGTAGCTGACGTCAACGACAACCCACCTGTGTTTGAGGAACAGTCCTATAGCGCCCACGTGACTGAAAATAACAAACCAGACTCATCATTGTGTTCCGTTACTGCAAGAGATCCAGACTGGAGACAGAATGGTACAGTGATTTACTCTATCTTACCCGGTGATGTGAACGGTGTCTCGGTGTCCTCGTTTTTATCCGTTAACGGAGACACTGGGGTGATCCACGCTGTGAGGTCGTTTGATTATGAACAGTTCAGGAGCTTTAAAGTCCACGTTGTGGCCAGGGACAACGGTTCTCCTCCGCTCAGCAGAAACGTCACCGTCAGTGTGTTCATAACGGATGTGAATGACAACTCTCCTCAGATACTATATCCCGCTCCGGAGGGGAACTCCTTCATGACCGAGCTGGTCCCCAAAGCTGCACACGTTGGCTCTCTTGTTTCCAAGGTGATAGCGGTGGACGCGGACTCCGGCCAGAACGCCTGGCTGTCCTATCATATAGTAAAATCCACTGATCCAGGACTTTTCACTATTGGTCTCCACAGCGGAGAGATCAGGACACAGCGGGACATTTCTGAATCTGACAGCATGAAACAGAACCTTATTGTGTCAGTAAAAGATAACGGAAAGCCCTCTCTCTCTGCGACCTGTGCCATGTATTTAGTGATTTCTGACAACTTGGCTGAAGTGCCAGAACTGAAAGATATAATATCTTATGATGAGAGCAATTCCAAACTCACCTCTTATCTGATCATCGCGCTGGTGTCCGTCTCCACCTTTTTCCTTACCTTCATTATTGTCATCCTGGTCGTGAGTTTTTGCCGCAGGAGAAAGCCTAGACTGATGTTTGACGGAGCGGTCACCATCCCAAGTGCGTATCTCCCTCCAAACTACGCAGATGTGGATGGCGCGGGAACTCTCCGCAGCACCTACAATTATGACACCTACCTGACGACGGGTTCGCGCTCCAGTGACTTCAAGTTTGTCAGATCTTACAATGACAACACGCTGCCTACCGACCAGACTCTGAGAAAAACTCCTACTGACTTTGCTGAAGCGTTTGATGACTCTGATAGGTCCCCAGAGGTaggtaaataa